The Polyangia bacterium DNA window GACAGTGCGCCAGCCATCCGGCGACTGAAGGCGGGTTCCGGCCGGAACGCGCACCACACAGCGCCCGCGTGAGCCGCCAGCCAGGATGGGCGCGCGCAGGTACGGGTGGAGACCGTAGGCGTAAGGGAACGCGGATGACCCGGTGTTCCGCAGCGTCGACTCGAGCACCAGCGCTCCTGCTTGCAGGCGATAGGTCAGCCGGAGCTCGAACTCGAAGGGGAAGCCGAGACGGAACCCGGGGTGCGGCACCAGCAGCGCGGTCAGGCTGGTCGCTTCGACGCGCTCCAGTTGCCAGTACACGTTGCGCGCCCACCCGTGCGACGGCATGGGCAACGCGTGGCCGTCGTGATCCCAGCTGTCGGGACGCGAGCCATTGCTGACGCCGACGGCGGGAAAGAGCACCGGGTTGCCATAACGACGGTCGGCCGCCTCACGATCCACCAGCGGCGCGTGCAAAAGTTCGATCCGCTGGCCAGCGACGGTGGTCTCGAAGCCGTAAAGCTGGAACCCGCGCTCGGGATAGACCAGCGCGCGGGACTGGCCATCGGCGAGCGTGATCAAGCGCGAAGCGATGGCGCTGGCGTCTTGGGCGTTGTTCATCAGGAGGCGAGCCTGCCCGAACAACAGACGGGCGATCAAGCGGTCTGCGCCTGATCGCCGTGCCCCACGGTAGGCGGCGGCACCGGGGAACAAATGGACGGATGGTCCGTTTCATGGGAAGGCGTGGGCTCCGCCATGCCAGGGACGAGACGATGAAGAACGCTCTTGCAGGCACGCTGGTCGCGATTCTGGTCGCGGGTCACCTCGGCTGCTCCAGCGGCTCGCCGCCGGCTGAGCAAAACGCGATAACCCGTCAGGCGCTGTCGGCCATCCCACTGGTGCGCCTCACCGAGCTGCACTATGACAACGCGGGCACCGACGTCGGCGAGGCGATCGAGCTCTCCGGAGCAGCCGGGACCGACGTCACCGGCTGGCAGGTGATCCTTTACAACGGAACCGGCGGGGCTTCGTACAGCACGCGTCCGCTGAGCGGCTCCATCCCCGCCACCTGCGGCGGGCGCGGCGTGCTGGTGCTGAACTATCCGTCGAACGGCGTCCAGAATGGCGGCACCACGACCACCGGCACCGCGGATCCCGACGGTGTGGCGCTGGTGGACGGCACCGGCGCGGTGGTGGAATTTCTGTCGTACGAAGGAAGCTTCACCGCCGCCAACGGCCCGGCATTCGGCTTGCTGTCCGTCGATATCGGCGTGCGGGAGCTGGGCACCGAAGCGCCGGGGCAATCGCTGCAACGAAGCGCCACCGGCGCCTGGAACGGCCCGGCGCCGAGTACGTTCGGCGCCTGCAACGACGCCGACGGGCCGCCACCGCCTGACGTGGCCAGCGTCAGCGTCGCGCCGGCCGCCGCCACGCTGGCCGTCGCCGCCACCCAGGCATTCGTGGCGACTGCCTTCGACGCCGCCAACCAGCCCATCGCCGGCACGTCGTTCACGTGGACCAGCAGCGCGCCGTCGGTGGCCACCGTCGACGGCAGCGGCATGGTCTCCGCGCTCGCCGCCGGCGACGCGACGATCACCGCCACCGCGGACAACGGCATCGCTGCCAGCGCCGCGGCGCACGTCGCTGCGCCACCGCCGCCCCCGCCCAGCGACACACGCGTCAGCGAAGTGCACTATGACAACCTGGGCACCGACGTCGGCGAGGAGGTCGAGATCGAGGGGCCGGCCGGCGCCGACCTCAGTGGCTTTTCGGTGGTCCTTTACGACGGCAACGGCGGCACGGTCTACAACACGCAAACCCTCAGCGGACCGATCCCCGCCAGCTGCGACCAGCGCGGCGTCGTGGTCATCAACTATCCAACCAACGGCATTCAGAACGGCAGCCCCGATGGCCTGGCCCTGGTCGACGCCGGCGGCGCGGTGATCGAATTTCTCTCCTACGAGGGCACCTTCACGGCGACCAACGGCCCGGCGGCGGGGATGCTGTCCGTCGACATCGGCGTCGCCGAATCGCCGTCAGAACCGCTCGGCCAGTCGCTGTCGCGCGACGCCACCGGCGTCTGGCAGGTGACCATCGCCAGCTTCGGCGCCTGCAACGGGACCGGCGCGCCGCCGCCACCGGCCAATCACATCAGCTTCACCGGCCGCTTGCCCAGCGATCCGCCGCTTCCGGTCGGCTTTCAGGATCAGCTTTTCGCCACCGTGCACGACGCCAACAACGTCGTGGTCGGGAGCGTGATCACCTGGTCGTCCGACACGCCGGCCATCGCCAGCATCGACGCCGACGGCGTGATGACCGCGCTCGGCGAAGGGACCGCCACCTTGCGCGCCACCGCCGCCGACGGCATCACCACCGCGGCGCTGTCCTTGCCCATGCGCATCGCCGCGGCCAGCACCACCGCGCAATACGTGGGCAACGCCGCGTTCGGCGAGCCCACCGACGGCGATCCCAGCGACGACTTCATCGTTCGCCACCCGGAGTACACGGCGTCGTTCAACCCGACGCGCGGCACGCCCAACTGGGTCAGCTACGACCTTGACGCTTCGGACTTCGGCACCGAAGACCGCTGCGATTGCTTCACCTTCGATCCGGCGCTGCCGGCCACCTTCACCCACTACACCACCGCCGATTACACCGGCGCCGCCGCCTTCCACGGCTACGGCATCGATCGCGGCCACCTCACTCGTTCGTTCGATCGCACGTCGGCCAGCCTGGACAACGCCTTCACGTTTTACTTCACCAACGTGGTGCCGCAGGCGTCGGATCTGAACCAGGGGCCGTGGGCCGCCTTCGAAGACGACCTCGGCGATCTGGCCCGCCTCAGCGACAAAGAGGTCACCATCATCGCCGGCGTGGCCGGCAGCAAGGGCACGCTGAAGAACCAGGGCAAGATCGTGATTCCGGCGCGCACCTGGAAGGTGGCGGTCATCCTGCCGCGCGATCACGGCCTGGCGGACATCGTCGACTATCGTGATCTGTCGGTGATCGCGGTGGACATGCCGAACGATCCCGGCATTCGCAACGTGCCCTGGCAGACGTACCAGACGACGGTGGCCGCCATCGAAGCGTTGAGCGGCTACGACCTGCTGGCGCTGCTGCCCGACAAGATCGAGAGCATCGTGTCGCAGGGGATCCAGCCGCCCATCGCCGCAATCGACGGGCCGTACGCCCTCGCCGAGGGCGGCACGATCACCATCAGCGCCGCCGGCTCGGTCGATCCCAACGGCACCGTGGTCAGCTACGCCTGGACCTTCGGCGACGGGACAACGACCACGACCAGCGGCCCCTCGGTGAGCCACGCCTTTGTTCGGTACGGCGTGTACGACGTGCGCGTGGTCGTCACCGACAACGACGGCCTCACTGATTCGATCGCCACCAGCGCCACGGTTTCCAACGTCGCGCCGGTCGTCGGCGCGCTGCCGGCGGCCACGCTGGTGGCGGGTCAAACGTACGCAGCCGCTGGCTCGTTCGTCGATCCGGGCACCGACGTCTGGACCGGGGCCGTCGACTTTGGCGACGGCAGCGGTGAAACGCCGCAGGCGCTTGCAGGGATGGGATTTTCTCTGTCGCACGTCTACCGAGCGCCCGGAACGTTCACGGTCACGGTCCGCATCTCCGACGGTGACGCCGCCTCCACCGGCACCGCCACCATCACCGTCACGCCAGCGGTCAAGACTGTCAACGACGCCATCGCCTTGGTCGACCAGTTGCTGGACGCGCACCAGCTGACCCGCGGCGTGGCCGCCCTGGTCGATGCCGAGCTGGCTCTGGCCAGCGCCGCGGTGAACCGCAACAATGCCTTCCTCGCGGTGTTCACCCTGGCCAGCGTCGAGGGCGAGCTGAAGACGCTGGTGGCATTGCGCCTGTTGTCGTCGACCGACGCCGGCCCGCTGACGGCGCTGATCGCTGATTTGATCCACGGCCTCACCGGCGGCTGATGGCCACCCTGCGCCCCGCGATGGCCGACGACTATGCCGCCTTCGTGCGGCTGTTCCCGGAGCTGCGCACCGACGATCCGATTCCGACCGCCGACGTCTGGGTAGCGGGCATCGCACCCGCGACCTGGGTCGCGACGATCGAGGACCGGGTGGTGGCGTACTGCTACTTTCAAGAATACGCCGACAGTGGTTACGTCCGGCACGTGGCCGTCGACCGGGCGGCGCGCCGACAGGGATTGGGCCGTGCGCTGCTGACCACCGTCGCTGAGCGACTGCGCCGGCAGGACAAGAAATTCTGGCGCCTCAACGTCAAGCCCGACAACGTGGCGGCCATCGCGCTCTATACCAGCCTGGGCCTGAAAGCGAAGTATCTGGCCAAGAGTTTCCGATTGCCCTGGGCGGCCTTCGAAGCCATGCCGTCCCTTGGTGCGGTCGTCAACCTGCTGGCGCCCGACCGGGACGCGGCCGTGGAAGACTTTTTTTCTCTGCCGCGCGGACAGCTGACTGAATCGCGGCGCATCGGCCGGACGCTGTTCGAAGCGGTGACGGCGGACGGCGGGGCGATCTTGGGGCTGGCGGTCTTCAACCCCAGTTTTCCCGGCGCCTTTCCCTTTCGCGTGGTCGATCCGCGCGCGGCCCGCGATCTGCTGGCGGCCATGCGGCGGATGGTGCCGAAGGACGACAACGTGAACCTGGTGGCCGAGGATGACGAACCCCTGGCAACGACGCTGTTGCAAGTCGGCGCCCTCTGCAAGATGGAGATCGTTCACATGGAAGGCGCGCTGTAACGAAGCTTTGCGGAAAGACGATCTCATGGCGTTCTCCTGCCCTGGCAGCGCCGACAACGCAACGCCGTCCAGACGATCGCCGTGCCGCAACGAGTTCACGAAGATCCTGCATGGCGTCTTCGGTCCGCGTGTTCTAGCGCAGCAGCGAATGTTGTCGCCCGCCGGCCGCGGGCGTAACAATCGCGCATCATGCGTGCTTGTTCTCGTCGTCGGAAGCCCGGTATCCGCTTGTTTTCTGTCGCCGCAGCGGTGGCCATCGCGCTGATCCTCGGCGCTGCGGCCGAGGGTCGCGCCGACGTCATCTTATGGGCTGCCGCCAACAACGGCGCCTTCGGAACGGTGGACGTTCAGACCGGCGCGTTCACTCAGACCGGAACGTTGACCGGCGTTGCCGCCGGCCAGCTGGGAGGCATGGCGCTCAGCCCCAGGGGGACCCTGTACACCCAGCTTTCCGACCAGAATCTGGCCACGGTGGATCCGGGCACCGCCACGGTGACCACCGTCGGTAGCACCGGCGCCAACAACATCTTCGGGATCAGGTTTCGCAGCGACGGCGTCCTCTTCGGCGCGTCGCACACGGACCTGTTCACCATCGACCCGACGACGGGGACCGCCACGCACGTCGGGGCGTTGGGCGTCGGGATCAGCTCGTACTTCGATCTAGTGTTTGACGATCACGACAACCTGTTCATGACCCAAAGCACCGACACGGTTTACCGGCTCGACACCACGACCGGCGCGGCGACCGCCGTCGGGTCTGTCGGCTTCTTCATCGTCGGCGCCGCCTTCGCCGATGGCACACTGTACGCAACGACCACCGATTCGAAAATCATCACCGTTGACACCACCACCGGAGCGGGCGCAGCGCTTTCCACCCAGACACCGAGCGGCACATTTATTTTCACCATCGCCAACGGCCCGGCGCCCGTCGACGGCGGCGACGGCGACGCCGGTGAATCGGGCCATGCGGACGCGTCCGCCGGTGACGGCGAAACGGACGCCGAGGTCAGCGCCGACGCTGGCGCGCCCCGCACGTCCTCGTCAGGTGGATGCAGTTGTGGCCTGGCGTCGCGCTCGCTGTCCCACCCGGGCATCAGCGTGTTGATCGTTGCCGCCGCCTTCGTCTTCCGACGCCGCCGCGATGGCGTAGCGGCGCACGCCACGCCAGCCGCTCAATGTCCGCGCCTGATCTCGGGCGGGTGAAACCGGATCTCGAAGCTGTGCAGCGTCCGATCCTGGCAAGTGATGACGCCCGTCTTCTGGTCGAACATCCGGGGCACCGGAATGCGCTGTTCTTCGTAAACCGCGTGGTAGCCACGTTCGGCCAGCGTGTCCAGCACCATGTCGATGGCCGTCGCGTCTTCGAACAAAGCGTCTTCCGTCTTGACCAGACACCGTCCCGCCAGGGCGTGCCGCACGATCGCCGGCACCACCTCGGCGTCGATGAAGGCGGCGACCCGCTTGAACAGCGACGCCGCCGCGTGTTCGTAAGAATCCAGGCGGCGCACCAGCTCTTGGCGGGCATGCAACGTCACCTCGGAGACGACGGGGATGCGGTGAATGATGTCGTGGGTCGCCTGTCCCAGCTCCAGCGAGCTTTGATACTGGAACTCGGCGTTGATGCTCTTTTCGACCTCGGACAGCGGCGCGTCGGCGTTCACGAAGTGATAGTGGAAATGCCTTCGCAGGCTGGTCAACGCTTCGTAGGTCAGCTCTTTGAACGTCCGGTAGCGGTTCCTGGCCAGGGTTTCGTCCACGTCGGTGGGACGCAATTCGATCAGTGAGCCGACGCCAGTCCCGCGCACGCGCTGGTTGTGTTCGGCGATCTGGCGGCCGCGCCGCAGTTGCCGCTCCAGCGAGGTCTGCTCGCCGACGAACAGCACGGTGATCCGGAAGATGGGACGACGAAACCGTTTGCCGGTGGGCGTGCCCCAGTGCACGGCGCGCAGCTGCATGATCTTGTCGTGCAGCAGCTTGACCGCGTCGGCCTGGACCTTGGTGCGAGGAAATCCGTCGACCACCACGCCGGTCTGATAGATCGGATCCAGCAATTTTCGCAGCAGCGCTTCGATCACCTCGCGATCACCGACAAACTGCCCGCGATCTTTCAGCGCCCGCATCTCGGGGGTATCCAGCAAATCGCTGATCACGATGGGGGCAGCGGTCAGGCCACGCTCGCGCAAGATGAACGGCGTGTTCGTTCCTTTGCCCGATCCGGGCGCCCCCCCCAGCCACATGATCTCTTTTGGAAAGACCATGTTCTCGGTGCCAAGCTCGTCAGCCAGGCGGTTCCAGACTTGCCCGAAGATCAGCGGCGCGTCTTTGATCTCCAGCTCGGGACTGGTGATGCGACCCGTGCCAGGCTCGGCAGGGATTTTTTGCGGGGGCTTGGGTTCGGACATGGACGGGCGCCAGCAGGAACAAGATGTACCCCTGCGCAACAAAAAAATCAGCTTGGAACAAACAAGCCCGTCGCGCCGCGAGTCTCTTGCTAGGCTAGGCTCCGTCCTTGCCGAAGGGCGCGTGCGGCATGCCGGACTTCTTCGACACGATCGATGGCACCAGCGTCTGCGCAATGTGCGAGGGCGCGCTCCACACCGGACGCTACGTTCCGATGCGCCTGTCGATCCCAAAGGTGTTCTGTTCGCCGGCCTGCCTGCGAGCGGCGGTCCGCAAGCAGCGCGCCCGCCGCTGGGCCGCCCGGTATCGCATCCTCCGGCGCCTGAGCATCGGCCTGGTCCTGGTCGGGGCGTGCGTGATGCCCTATCAATGGGCCTTGCGCCGGGCGCCGCAATCGGTGGGTCTGGCGATGATGGTGGGCTCCGACGATCGGCCGGCGCCTCCGTCGCTGCCGGCCGGATGGTTCGGACCCGAGTGGCCGCCCACGGAGACCAGCGTGCTGGCGCTGCTGGGGCGGGACGCGTGGATTCACCCGCTGGCGGGCCCGACCCGCCGCATGCCTCGCAGCGACAGCCGGGTTTTTGGGGCGGGCCGTCCGGGAAATCGCGCCGTCGAGTGCCGCAACGGCCACTGCGGCGTCGACCTGGGCGGCGAGATCTGGGGCGAGCACGTCCGCGCCGTTCACGACGGCGTCATCGACTTTGTTCAACGAGGGCCGAACCCGGATCGCGGGGGCCGGTTCGTGCGCATCTCCCATCACAACGGAACGGTTTTCACCCAGTACTTTCATCTGGCGGCGATCCCGCGAAACATCGAACGCGGCGTGGTGGTCAAAGCCGGCGACCTGATCGGCCTGCTGGGCGACAGCGGCGTCAAGGAATCCCAGCCGCACCTGCATTTCAGCGTTTCGATTCGTCTCTGGGAAAAAGGCCCCGAAAAGTACATCGACCCCGAACCTTTGATCGCGCTGTGGCCCTTGCGCGTCCCGATCGACGAGGGCAACGCCGGCCTGGTGACGCTGGTGGCGCCGCCCGGCGTGCCGCGGGGCTCGGCGCCGAGGCGCGCCGGGCGGGGACGAAAGGCGTCGACGCAAGTCGGACCACCTGCCGACACTGATGCGCCCAGTGCCGGCGCGAACTCGGACGAGCCGGCCGCCGACACTGACGCGCCCGAGCCATCGGTGGAGGAGTAAAGCGTGACCCATGGCTGAAAGCTGCTTCGTTTGCGGAAACGCCGCCGACGAGAACGATCGCCTGGTGCTGGTGCACAGCAAGCGCCGCGAGATCTACTGTTCCAGCGTCTGTCTGCGGCACATCGTTCGCAAGCAGCGCGCAGCCCGGACGGCGGCACAGCTGCGCTGGACCTTGCGCGTGTCGCTGTCGGTCCTGGCTTTGATCGGCGTGGGGACTTTGTGGCAGCGTCACCGAACGCCGAGGCCACAATCGATCTCGTACCCCTGGCCGGAAGTTCTTGGCGACGCCGCGCCAGCCGCCGGAGCCAGCTCTTTCGGACCGCCGTGGCCGCCGACGGATGAACAATGGATGGCGCTTTTCAACACGGCAAGCTGGGTCTATCCCTTGCCGGGGCCGAACCGTCGCTCGCCGACGATCGACGGGCAGATGTTGGGCCTGGTCGATCCCCGAGAGCCGCCGGCGCGTTGTCGCAAGGACGACCAATGCGGTGTGAACCTGGGCGGCGAGCTGTGGGGCGAGCACGTGTATGCTGCGCAGGACGGCGTGGTCGAGCGCGTGCGCGAAGGCGGACACGATCAGCCCGGGGGCATCTATGTCCGGCTATCTCATTCTGGCGGGACGGTGTTCACGCAGTACTTCCATCTGGCCGGCACCCCGCGCGGCCTGGTGCGCGGCGCCCGGGTCAGGGCCGGCGACGTCATCGGCCTGGTCGGCGACACCGGGCTTGAAGGAGGCCACCCGCACCTGCACTTCACCCTCTCGGTTCGGCCTTCGAAGGGGTTCGCCGAGGTGTACTGGGATCCCACGCCCTGGATGGCGCGATCGCAGCTGCGCGTGCCGCCGCATGGTTCGGTCGCTGGACTTATCAGCGAAAAGGAACGAACCGAGCTGCCGCGCCCGCCGCGATAGCTCATCGTGCCTACGTGCCCGCCATGACCCTGGTCGTTGCCTGGACGATCCTCAACCTTTTGTTCAACGTTCGGTACCCGGCGCTGCACACCCCGGGGCTGTACTTTCTGCCGTCGGTCGACGCCACGCTGTTGCTGGCGGGGATCGCGGTCCTGGTCTGGCGCGGCCGCCGGTTGCCGCGCGCGATGGTGGTGGCGCTGGCGCTGATGGTGGTGACGGTGCGCGCCTTTCGGATCGGAGACGGCGTGGTCTGGCGCTATTTCAACCGGCCCATCGACCTGGGACTGGATCTGCCCACCACCGGCGAGATCGGGCGGCTGATGCGCGCGACGGTGACGCTGCCGGTGTTGATTCCAGGCGTCCTGATCGTGGTCGGCTGCGCGGTGGCGTTCGGCCTGCTGGCCGCCTGGTCGGTGCGCGCGGCCGAGCGCTCGTTCGCCTCGGCTCGGGTGAGGACGATCTTCGTGGCGGCGGCGGCCACCACCCTGCTGGTGTCGTCGTTCTTCCCGCTGGACAGCGCGCGCGGGTTGCGCCGCGGCGGATTCGCTCCCAGCGTGCTGCCGCGCCTTTTCGCTGAAGGCAAGCGCATGCTGGCGCTGGGCGCCTATCGCCGCGCCGAGACCACCCGCGTCCAGGCGGACGCCGCCCGCGTGGCTGCCCTGCCCCATGATCTGCAAAAGCTGGGACGCCCCAACGTGCTGCTGTTCTTCGTCGAATCGTACGGGGCCACGGTCCTTGAACATCCCCAGATGGTCGGCCCCATCGACCAGCTTTATCGCGAGCTCGAGCATCAGCTGGGGCACCACGGTTTTCAGATCGCTTCGCGGCTGCTTGATTCGCCGACCTACGGCGGCCGTTCGCAGCTTGCCCATCAGGCGATGGCCACCGGGGTGCGCGCGGACGATCGCATCAGCGACGCCGCCGTTCAGTCGCTGCGCCCAAAGACCATGGCCGACTTTTTCAAGGACGCCGGCTATCGCACGGTCCTGGTCATGCCCGGCAACACCCACCGCAACCTTTTTCGCTGGAGCTATGACGTCGACAAGCTGTACGCGTCGTGGGACCTCGACTATCGCGGACCGGTCTACGCCTTCGGATCGATCCCCGACCAGTTCGTCATCGACGCCATCCACCGACGAGAGGTGGCCGTCGCGGCGCAGCCGCTGCTGATCACCTACGCCCTGGTCTCGAGCCATGCCCTTTGGGACCGCCAGCCCCCGTTCATCGCCGACTGGTCGCAGGTTGGCGACGGCCACATCTTCGGCGAGGTCGCCGCCACGCGCTTTGACGTGAACTGGAACAGCATCGACCGGGGCGCGCCGGCCTACGTTCACGCCATCGCTTACAGCCTGCAGACGATCGCCAGCTATCTGACGAGGTTCGATCTCGGCGACACGCTGGTGATCGTGCTGGGTGATCACCAGCCAGTGGCGGACATGACGCGCGCCAGCCCGTCGCACGCGGTGCCGGTCCACATCATCAGCCGGGCCGGCGCGCTGGTCGACGCCTTCCGCGCCCGCGGCTATCACGCCGGCATGCGCCCGGCTTCTGATCCCGCGCCGCCGGGCATGGAGACGTTCCTGCCGGATCTACTGGTGGACTTCTCGACGATCCGGCGGTGATCGAGGCGCCGCTGCCGGCCGGCCATTGTCCCCGCCGGTACGAGCCCTGTCCCGAAGCGTACACAGGCCGCCGGCAAGCCGCCGAAAATGAGCGGCGGCGCGCTGGCACGTCGCTGGCAACAGGAAGGTCGCACACATCGTCATTGATGTTCACCACGGAGGACACATGAGCCGGATTTCGCACGTTTCGATCGCGTTGGCTTTGGCCGGGTTCCTGGGCATTGGTTTTGGCGCCGGTTGCGGCACCGGGACCGACGATGCGACGACGGCACAACGCGAGGCGGTGATGGCGGCGTGCCACCTGGACGATGGAACGGTCGAGGCTGACGCCGACGTTCACGCGTGCGATCCGCACGACACCAAGAAGACGACCATCTGTCATATCCCTCCGGGCAATCCCGCCAACGAGCACACGTTGTGCGTCGGCAATCCGGCCGTTCCGGCGCACATTCGCAACCACGGCGACTACGTTGGACCGTGCAAGCACGAGGTCGCGTGTCCGGCGCCGACCGGATCAGGCGGAGCGTCCGGTACGGGCGGCGCGGGCGACAACAACGGAACCGGCGGCGCGCCTGGAACCGGCGGCACGCCGGGCACCGGCGGCGCAATCGTCATCCCGTAACGCCCGTCAGTTGTTTGGGGGGACGCAACGGCGCAACTGGCGATGGCGCCGGTTGCGCCGTCTTGCGCATCGGCCCGGGCGCGTCAGCGGCGGTCGTTCCGATCGTCTCCAGGGCGGACAATCCGGCGCCTTCCGCGAAACAAGCGGTCGCTTTCTTTGCCTGGCCGGTCGCCTGGCGCCGTCCACCACTGAAAGGACGTGTGCCACGAGCGCGGGACCCCCGTTCGCTGCGCCGGCCCCAAACCGCTTCGGAGAAAATTTCTCATGCCGATTTCTGTTCGTTCGGGCTTGTCCGCCCTGTGTTTGCTGGCGATCGGATGCTCACAGAGCCCGGGAACCGGCTCTCCGCCGATGTCCGGCACCGGCGGGTCGGGCGGCAGCACGGTCAATGGGTCGGGTGGCAGTGCCAGTGAGGACGCGGGAAGCGGTGGCAGCCAGGCTTCGAGCGGCGGCGCGGGCGGAACAACCGTCTCTGGTTCGGGCGGCGACGCCGTCGCTGACTCCGGACCGCCGCCCGCCGACGTCGCCAGTGACGGCGCCGGGGGAAACGACGCCGGACAGATCGTGGCAGAAGATTTCACCTGCACGCTGATTCTGGGCACCGGGCAAAGCCTGCAGTGGTTCAACGGCGGGTTCGAAACCGCCGTCGGCAGCGCCAAGTGGGAAATCAAGGCGACCGATAACACGTACACGGAGGCGTGGGCGGTGCCCACCAGCGCTTTCTGGAACGTTCAGGTGCAATCTCCCTGCACGAGCAACGCAACGACGCCGGACCGCGTCCTGTTCATTGTCTACAGCAAGACCCTCACTGCCGAAGCGGACTGGGAGACGCAGATCAACAAGGTCATGGCCAACATCAAGACCAAGTTTCCCAGCGTCAAGAAGATCGATCTGTTGACCATGGTGCGTGGCCCCGACGACAAGATGTGCGGCACCGCCGTGGCCACCGTCGTCAGCCCGGCGCAGGATCAGGCGATGAAATCCGTGGCTGACGCCTCGGCTGGAATGATCACGGTGGGACCGCAATACTTCGCTCCCACCTGCGGAGCTTTCTCCGACCAAGGCAACACCAACCTGACCTCCGCAGGAGCGGCGGCGGTCGGGCAGATGCTGGCGGCTACCTACAAATAGCGTCCGCGCCAGCGGTCAGGGAAAGGCACCGGTGGCCAGCAGCAGATCCAGGCGCGCCTGACGGGCGGCGTCCTCGGCCAGCGCCACCTGCGATTCGGCGTCGCGGGCCTGACGTTCGGCATCGATGACCTCGATGTTGGTGCTGGCGCCGGCACGATACGATTTGTCGGCCAGCGCGGCCGCGGTGATGGCCGCCGCGGCCGCCGCCCGCGACGACAGCAAGCTGTCATCGGCATTGCGCACGACCGCAAAGGAGGTGCGCACCTCGACGCTGACCTGGCGCAAAAGACCGTCCAGCTGGGCGCGCGCCTCTTCGTCGCTGGCCTGCCGCTCGCGCTGCACGCCATAGCGGAAACCACCGTCGAAGAAGGGGATCGACAGCACCAGGCTGGCTTGCCAACCGGTGCCCGGTTGCAGCGGCGTCACCGTCTGCCGGAAGGCCTCCGCCTGCGCCAGCAGCGACGGTGCGTAGTACACCCAGTCGTCGCGGCGCAAATGTTCGCTGGCCACGCGCCGCGACTGCAAGGCCCGCACGTCCGGGCGCCGCGCCCGCGCGTCCGCCACCGCCGCGTCGACGGCGGGCGCGCCCGGCAGCACCACCTCGTCGGCGGCGTCGACCAGATCTTCTTCCGACAGGAGCACGGCCAGGGCGCTTTGCGCGCGCACCAGGGCGGTCTGGGCGTTCTTCACCTGCGCTTCGTCCGTGCGCAGCTGCTGCTCGGCGCGGGCGTCATCGACGCCGTTGCCCAGGCCAAGGTTCAAACGGGTGTGCGCGTAATCGTAGTGAGCGAAGGCGGTCTCGCGGGCGCGCACCGCCACTTCCAGTTGGCGGTGCTGCAACAGCACCGTCAGGTACGTGCGCCCGACGGCCACGCCCAGCTGGCGGCGCACGTCGGTGGCGTTGACGGCGGCGATGTCACGGTTGTCCTGCGCGTGGGCGTCGTTGGCCCAGGCAGTCGGCGACACGATCGGCACCGTCAGGGCCAGGTTGGCGCCCCATATGTTGACGGCCGGGCCTTCAAAGTAGTGCGGCGTATTCAACCGCACATAGTTACCGTTGCCGGTCAGCGTGGGCAGCCAAGCGGCGCGCGCCTCCCGCACCAGCGCCGACGCGCGCGAGATCTCCTGGCCAGCGACGATCACCGACG harbors:
- a CDS encoding M23 family metallopeptidase, with protein sequence MAESCFVCGNAADENDRLVLVHSKRREIYCSSVCLRHIVRKQRAARTAAQLRWTLRVSLSVLALIGVGTLWQRHRTPRPQSISYPWPEVLGDAAPAAGASSFGPPWPPTDEQWMALFNTASWVYPLPGPNRRSPTIDGQMLGLVDPREPPARCRKDDQCGVNLGGELWGEHVYAAQDGVVERVREGGHDQPGGIYVRLSHSGGTVFTQYFHLAGTPRGLVRGARVRAGDVIGLVGDTGLEGGHPHLHFTLSVRPSKGFAEVYWDPTPWMARSQLRVPPHGSVAGLISEKERTELPRPPR
- a CDS encoding sulfatase-like hydrolase/transferase, coding for MTLVVAWTILNLLFNVRYPALHTPGLYFLPSVDATLLLAGIAVLVWRGRRLPRAMVVALALMVVTVRAFRIGDGVVWRYFNRPIDLGLDLPTTGEIGRLMRATVTLPVLIPGVLIVVGCAVAFGLLAAWSVRAAERSFASARVRTIFVAAAATTLLVSSFFPLDSARGLRRGGFAPSVLPRLFAEGKRMLALGAYRRAETTRVQADAARVAALPHDLQKLGRPNVLLFFVESYGATVLEHPQMVGPIDQLYRELEHQLGHHGFQIASRLLDSPTYGGRSQLAHQAMATGVRADDRISDAAVQSLRPKTMADFFKDAGYRTVLVMPGNTHRNLFRWSYDVDKLYASWDLDYRGPVYAFGSIPDQFVIDAIHRREVAVAAQPLLITYALVSSHALWDRQPPFIADWSQVGDGHIFGEVAATRFDVNWNSIDRGAPAYVHAIAYSLQTIASYLTRFDLGDTLVIVLGDHQPVADMTRASPSHAVPVHIISRAGALVDAFRARGYHAGMRPASDPAPPGMETFLPDLLVDFSTIRR
- a CDS encoding TolC family protein; translation: MRRRHRAGAGALVLALFTATGVRAQEAPPAVSGPPLVRVTWQQALERAFKQNASVIVAGQEISRASALVREARAAWLPTLTGNGNYVRLNTPHYFEGPAVNIWGANLALTVPIVSPTAWANDAHAQDNRDIAAVNATDVRRQLGVAVGRTYLTVLLQHRQLEVAVRARETAFAHYDYAHTRLNLGLGNGVDDARAEQQLRTDEAQVKNAQTALVRAQSALAVLLSEEDLVDAADEVVLPGAPAVDAAVADARARRPDVRALQSRRVASEHLRRDDWVYYAPSLLAQAEAFRQTVTPLQPGTGWQASLVLSIPFFDGGFRYGVQRERQASDEEARAQLDGLLRQVSVEVRTSFAVVRNADDSLLSSRAAAAAAITAAALADKSYRAGASTNIEVIDAERQARDAESQVALAEDAARQARLDLLLATGAFP